One region of Juglans regia cultivar Chandler chromosome 4, Walnut 2.0, whole genome shotgun sequence genomic DNA includes:
- the LOC108986897 gene encoding putative F-box/LRR-repeat protein 23 → MDSPPPAPPPPPPPPPPHLPTEQYRNWLDLPQEVTESILKRLSVIEILTSVQKVCLLWRNICKGPSMWRTLYMGYVQDSWNMPYDLEYMCRHAVDLSCGQLLGIIVGRFCTDNLLKYITGSSSELRYLGLSRCWKISDKGFSEAAANIPLLEKLELSYCSTIQNFLEAVGRSCPHLKSLKLRSEVYWGDNPFKGCDLSAVAIAENMPGLVSLLLDGNKLTNDGLQAILDGCPDLQSLELWRCRHVSLEGDFGRKCSERIKNLQFHYFSDEEFDNILTDSGYYGYENANDYDDFELEYKHRDD, encoded by the exons ATGGACTCTCCACCTCCAGcgccacctccacctccacctccacctccacctcatCTACCCACGGAGCAGTACAGGAATTGGCTGGATCTGCCCCAGGAAGTGACGGAGTCTATCCTCAAGAGGCTTAGCGTCATCGAGATCCTGACCAGTGTGCAAAAGGTGTGCTTGCTCTGGCGTAACATCTGCAAGGGCCCCTCCATGTGGCGCACCCTCTACATGGGCTACGTCCAGGACTCATGGAACATGCCCTACGACCTCGAATATATGTGTCGCCACGCCGTGGATCTCAGTTGTGGCCAGTTGTTGGGGATCATAGTCGGTAGATTTTGCACCGACAATCTCCTAAAGTACATCACTGGGag ttCAAGTGAGCTCAGATATCTTGGACTTTCAAGGTGCTGGAAAATTTCGGATAAGGGATTCAGTGAGGCAGCTGCAAATATTCCATTATTGGAGAAGCTTGAACTTTCATACTGTTCAACGATACAAAATTTTCTAGAAGCTGTTGGCCGCAGTTGTCCCCATTTGAAATCACTCAAATTGAGAAGTGAGGTTTATTGGGGAGATAATCCTTTCAAAGGGTGTGATCTTTCGGCGGTTGCTATTGCAGAGAACATGCCTGGCTTAGTCAGCCTCCTCCTTGATGGGAATAAGTTGACTAATGATGGTTTGCAGGCCATACTTGATGGTTGTCCTGACCTTCAATCACTGGAACTTTGGCGTTGTCGTCATGTCTCTCTGGAAGGggattttggaagaaaatgttCTGAACGGATAAAAAACTTGCAGTTTCACTATTTCAGTGACGAAGAATTTGACAATATACTGACAGATAGTGGATATTATGGTTACGAAAATGCCAACGACTATGATGATTTTGAGCTTGAATATAAACATCGAGATGATTGA
- the LOC108986896 gene encoding pentatricopeptide repeat-containing protein At4g21065 yields MHSRHAALVRLHSIEPTLPHNPSNNFSKRPTCPENPVPHLLKKCINLLQLCASSIFRLKQIHAFSIRHGVPLSNPDMGKHLIFTIVSLSSPMSYAQHIFSKLQGPNIFTRNTMIKGYAESANPRPAVELYYQMHMSSMEPDTHTYPFLLKAVAKLTAVREGEKIHSIAIKNGFESLVFVQNSLVHMYAACGHAECAHRMFELTPEKDLVAWNSVINGYALNGMPNEALTLFREMGLEGVQPDGFTMVSLLSACAELGALALGRRAHVYMFKVGLSANLHANNSLLDLYAKCGSIRDAQKIFDEMKERNVVSWTSLIVGLAVNGFGKEALELFKDLEREGFVPTVVTFVGVLYACSHCGMVDEGFNYFERMKKEYGLVPRIEHYGCMVDLLGRSGKVKEAYEYIQNMPLQPNAVIWRTLLGACTIHGHLALGEVARAQLLELEPGHSGDYVLLSNLYAAECHWSDVQQLRRTMLTEGVRKTPGYSLVELGNKVYEFTMGDRSQPQSEDIYAMLAEITKLLKLEGYVPHTANVLADIEEEEKENALSYHSEKIAIAFMLINTAPGTLIRVVKNLRACADCHLAIKLISKVFKREIVVRDRSRFHHFRNGSCSCQDYW; encoded by the coding sequence ATGCACTCAAGGCATGCTGCATTGGTCCGCTTGCACTCGATAGAACCAACCTTACCTCACAACCCAAGCAACAACTTCTCAAAGAGACCAACTTGCCCAGAAAATCCTGTGCCACACCTTCTCAAGAAATGCATTAATCTCTTGCAGTTATGTGCCTCCTCCATATTCAGACTCAAGCAAATCCATGCCTTCTCGATCAGACATGGCGTCCCACTATCCAACCCAGACATGGGCAAGCACCTCATATTCACCATTGTGTCCCTCTCATCTCCCATGTCTTATGCCCAGCATATATTTTCGAAACTCCAGGGTCCCAACATTTTCACACGGAATACCATGATTAAAGGCTATGCTGAGAGTGCAAACCCAAGACCAGCGGTTGAACTGTACTATCAAATGCATATGTCCTCGATGGAACCTGACACACACACATACCCTTTTCTTCTGAAGGCTGTAGCTAAGTTGACTGCTGTTAGAGAGGGAGAAAAGATACATTCCATTGCTATAAAAAATGGGTTTGAGTCATTGGTTTTTGTTCAGAACTCATTGGTTCATATGTACGCTGCTTGCGGGCAcgccgagtgtgcacacaggatgTTTGAGTTAACGCCTGAAAAAGATCTTGTGGCTTGGAATTCTGTCATTAATGGGTATGCTCTTAATGGGATGCCCAATGAGGCTCTGACCCTTTTCAGGGAAATGGGTTTGGAGGGTGTTCAGCCAGATGGATTCACTATGGTAAGTTTATTGTCTGCTTGTGCTGAGCTTGGAGCTTTGGCATTGGGGAGGAGGGCCCACGTGTATATGTTTAAAGTTGGTTTGAGTGCCAACTTGCATGCTAATAATTCCCTCTTGGACCTCTATGCAAAGTGTGGGAGTATTAGAGATGcgcaaaaaatatttgatgagATGAAGGAAAGGAATGTGGTTTCTTGGACTTCTTTGATAGTTGGGTTGGCTGTTAATGGGTTTGGTAAGGAAGCACTTGAGCTTTTCAAGGATTTGGAAAGAGAGGGGTTTGTGCCAACTGTAGTAACTTTTGTTGGGGTCCTTTATGCTTGTAGTCATTGTGGAATGGTGGATgaggggtttaattattttgagagGATGAAAAAGGAATATGGCCTTGTGCCTAGGATAGAACACTACGGCTGCATGGTTGATTTGTTGGGTAGGTCAGGCAAGGTGAAAGAAGCATATGAATATATTCAAAACATGCCATTGCAGCCCAATGCCGTTATTTGGAGGACCTTGTTGGGAGCATGCACGATTCATGGACATTTGGCTCTTGGGGAGGTTGCAAGAGCCCAGCTCCTAGAATTAGAGCCTGGGCATAGTGGGGATTATGTACTCCTCTCAAATCTTTATGCAGCAGAGTGTCATTGGTCAGATGTGCAACAGTTGAGGAGGACAATGCTTACAGAAGGGGTGAGGAAAACTCCTGGATATAGCCTTGTTGAGTTAGGAAATAAGGTTTATGAATTTACGATGGGTGATAGATCTCAACCTCAAAGTGAGGATATATACGCAATGCTAGCTGAGATCACAAAGTTGTTGAAATTGGAAGGTTATGTGCCTCACACAGCAAATGTGCTTGCAGACATAGAGGaggaggaaaaggaaaatgctttgtCGTATCATAGCGAGAAAATTGCAATAGCTTTTATGCTCATCAATACAGCACCGGGGACCCTAATTAGAGTTGTAAAGAATTTAAGAGCTTGTGCAGATTGCCATTTGGCTATCAAACTCATATCCAAGGTTTTCAAGCGAGAGATTGTTGTGAGGGACCGTAGTCGGTTTCACCATTTCAGAAATGGTTCTTGTTCTTGTCAGGATTATTGGTAA